In Geothrix edaphica, the genomic stretch GGGCAGTGGGTGGAGAGGCCCGTGCCCTTGAGCGCACCCATGCGGATGTGCGCGGGCTGGCCGGCGCGCGACTGGAACTCGGGGAACACCAGCACCTGGCCCAGCACCTCCAGCTCGAAGGGCTTGCCCACATCGGGGTTGTGGGAGAGGCACTGGCCGATGACGCCGCCCATGTTGAGCAGGTTCACCGTGTCGCCGGGCTTCAGGGACTCGGGCATGACGCCCTCGTAGCCCTGGAGGGCGTTGCGGTGGCCCAGGGCCCCCACGAGGATGTCCCCGTCATGCAGGGTGCTCATGCGCCCGTGGGGATCCTCCAGCTGGTTGTAGGTGGTCTTCTCGCCCCGCACGCGGCAGGCGATGACCGAGCCCTCCTCCAGCAGGATCTCCGGGGAGAGGGTGAGCGTGCGGCCCAGCCGCAGGTTGCGGGTGACCGAGGCGAGCTTGTCGACGTGGATGCGCATGGGGGGCCTTTCAGAAACGTTGCCTGGCTATGACGGAGAAGAGCAAAAACCGGAAAACACACGCAGAGAAAAGAAGAGACAACAGAGAGTGCGGAGGATGGCGTGCCTGTCTTTTTCTGCGTTCTCTGTTTTCTCTGCGGCCCTCCGCGTGAGTTGTTCTTGAAGGCCTGCCTTTGCGGTTGATCAGTTGTTTTTGGCTTTCAACGTAAGAACCTGCTGGACGCCGAAGACCTTCGCGAAACCCGCGGCCTCGGCGCCGGTCCAGAGTTTGTTGGCTTCGCCGTAGGTGGCGATGCGGGGATCCATCAGGGAGTAGGGCGACTGGACGCCCTCCACGACAAAAGCGCGGGGGTGCAGCGTGAGGCGCACCTCGCCGCTCACGCGGTCCTGGCTGGATGTCAGGAAGGCCTCCAGGTCCCGGGCCAGGGGATCGAAGAAGTGGCCCTCGTGGAGCAGGCTGCCATAGAGGTTGCCGAGGCTCTCTTTCCAGAAGAGCTGCTTGCCGCTGAGCACCAGCTTCTCCAGCTCCCGGTGGGCGCCGATGAGCAGGTGCGCGGCCGGGGCCTCGAAGCCCACGCGGCCCTTGATGCCCAGGATGGTGTCGCCCAGGTGCACGCCGCGGCCGATGCCGTAGGGCCGGCCGATGGCGTTGAGCTGGGCCACGAGGGTGACGGGGTCCATGCTGTTGCCATCGAGGGAGACGGGCACGCCCTGGTCGAAGCCGATGACGAATGACTTGGGTGCCAGGCTGCCGATGGTGCCGCCGGGGAAGGCCGCCTCGGGGAGGGTGGTCCAGGGGTCGAGCGTTTCGCGGCCGCCCACGCTGGTGCCCCACATGCCCTCGTTGATGGAGTAGTCCTGCGTCTTCGGGGGGAAGATCACGCCGCGGTCGGCGCAGTAGGCCATCTCCTCGGCCCGGGAGAGGGCCAGGTCGCGGATGGGGGTGAGGATCTGGAGGTCCGGCGCCAGGGCCCGGAAGGCCACGTCGAAGCGCACCTGGTCGTTGCCGGCCCCGGTGGAGCCGTGGGCGATGGCGGCGGCGCCCATGTCCTTGGCGAGCTCGGCCACGGCCCGGGCCTGGCAGACCCGCTCGGCGGACACGGACAGCGGGTACATCTGCCCCCGCAGCACGTTGCCGTAGACCAGGTAGCGCAGGTAGCCGTCGAAGAGCCCGGCCCGGGCGTCCACGGTGGTGTGGCTGATGGCGCCCAGCTTCGGCGAGGCGGCCTCGATGCGGGCCAGCTCCTCCGGCGAGAAGCCGCCGGTGTTCACGGTCACCGTGGCCACGTCGTAGCCCTGCTCCTTGAGGTAGAGCACGCAGAAGGAGGTGTCGAGGCCACCCGAGAAGGCGAGGACGGCGAGCTGGCTCATGGGGTTCCTTTCAGGCGGTCCAGAGGGCGGTTTCGGCGTCGGCGTGCAGCTTCTGCTTGGCTTCGATCCAGCCGCGCGCTGCGGTGAGGTCGGCGGCGAGGCTGTCCAGGGCCAGGTTGCCGGCGCCGCCCAGGTGGGTGGCGGTGAGGGCGGCGCGGTCCGGGGCGAAGGTGCCCTCCTGGATCTGCTGGGCCACCTTGCGGTAGGCCTCGCGGAAGGGCAGGCCGCCCTGCACGAGGACATAGGCCTGGTGGGCGGCGTAGAGCTCGTCGCTGGAGGCCGCGGCGGCGGCCTCGGCCTTCACCTGGAGGGCGGGCAGCAGGGGCTTCAGCACGGCGAAGAGGTCGTCGGCATGCCGCAGCGCGGTGATCAGCGGCTGCTTCAACAGCTGGAAGTCCCGGTGGTAGCTGGAGGGCAGGCCCGAGGCGATCTGCTCGAGGAGCCCAGCCGCGCCGCGCAGCTCCCGGCAGCGGCCGCGGGCCAGCTCCACCACATCGGGGTTCTTCTTCTGGGGCATGATGCTCGAGCCGGTGGTGAAGGCGTCCGGCAGCTTGAGGAAGCCGAACTCCTCGGTGCTGTAGAGCGAGACGTCCCACAGGAACTTCTCCAGCACACCGCCCACGGAGGCGGCCCACTGCAGCACGGCGGCCTCGTGCCGGCCCCGGCTGTTCTGCACGTCGATGGGGCTGCGCTGGACCTTGGAGAAGCCCAGCAGCTTCGCGGTGAGCTCCCGGTCGATGGGGAGGGGCACACCGAAACCGGCGGCCGATCCCAGCGGGCAGCGGTCCAGGCGACCGTAGACCCCTTGCAGAGCCTCCAGTTCTTCCAGCAGGCCTTCGGCGAAGGCCGTGGCCCAGAGGCCGAAGGTGCTGGGCA encodes the following:
- the argG gene encoding argininosuccinate synthase; protein product: MSQLAVLAFSGGLDTSFCVLYLKEQGYDVATVTVNTGGFSPEELARIEAASPKLGAISHTTVDARAGLFDGYLRYLVYGNVLRGQMYPLSVSAERVCQARAVAELAKDMGAAAIAHGSTGAGNDQVRFDVAFRALAPDLQILTPIRDLALSRAEEMAYCADRGVIFPPKTQDYSINEGMWGTSVGGRETLDPWTTLPEAAFPGGTIGSLAPKSFVIGFDQGVPVSLDGNSMDPVTLVAQLNAIGRPYGIGRGVHLGDTILGIKGRVGFEAPAAHLLIGAHRELEKLVLSGKQLFWKESLGNLYGSLLHEGHFFDPLARDLEAFLTSSQDRVSGEVRLTLHPRAFVVEGVQSPYSLMDPRIATYGEANKLWTGAEAAGFAKVFGVQQVLTLKAKNN
- the argH gene encoding argininosuccinate lyase; translation: MRPEATTLWAKDVPLDAAIHRFTVGEDPETDLALLAWDALGSAAHARMLAATGLIPEADAVLLVRGLRRIANLARQGAFPIPPHMEDGHTAIEADLTRHLGPVGGRIHLGRSRNDQVILALRLYLRNALVVLGLRVADLAEGFLTFAKAHQDTPLPGYTHLRRAMPSTFGLWATAFAEGLLEELEALQGVYGRLDRCPLGSAAGFGVPLPIDRELTAKLLGFSKVQRSPIDVQNSRGRHEAAVLQWAASVGGVLEKFLWDVSLYSTEEFGFLKLPDAFTTGSSIMPQKKNPDVVELARGRCRELRGAAGLLEQIASGLPSSYHRDFQLLKQPLITALRHADDLFAVLKPLLPALQVKAEAAAAASSDELYAAHQAYVLVQGGLPFREAYRKVAQQIQEGTFAPDRAALTATHLGGAGNLALDSLAADLTAARGWIEAKQKLHADAETALWTA